In one Chitinophaga sancti genomic region, the following are encoded:
- a CDS encoding lipopolysaccharide biosynthesis protein, whose product MSDPKYTYWLKSGIYSGLQKIAVLLFGIGSVLVLTRSLTKSDMGVWNLFLVYTGIIEIVRQSLIKNAVIKYINGHAAEEHPHIQSAALYLNILITGLIGILIAAFIIPVSKVLQAPPLAMVMYLFLPGLLLLIPFSHFEWVQNANADFRGIFWGYLSRQGTSFLLIVAHLVFTHNITLTHLILYFDAGLICGTIVSGYFARNFIAKKIKYHQEWFSRLWTFGRWVFGTNVSSSLFRNTDSFIISSFLGTPSVALYNVCLRISNLVDVPSQVLGDILFPKTAKMMEDGNLAMVKYYYERAVGTILAVAVPASLAIVLLPKLVIGIIAGQGYMEAVPILQVTIFYGLFLPFIKQFGTIMDSIGLPKLNFYVITVTAICNIFICMFYTRQMGLMGAAYGTMTSYGICFIITQTILHRKLKTSLLNVVKYMLQFYPEAFSVVQQRYLLKSKTR is encoded by the coding sequence ATGAGCGATCCGAAATACACTTACTGGCTGAAATCCGGCATCTACAGCGGATTACAGAAAATTGCTGTACTCCTGTTCGGGATCGGCAGTGTGCTGGTTTTAACCCGCTCACTGACCAAGTCCGATATGGGCGTATGGAACCTCTTTCTCGTATATACCGGTATTATTGAGATTGTAAGACAGAGCCTGATAAAAAATGCAGTGATCAAATACATCAATGGTCATGCTGCTGAAGAACATCCCCATATACAGTCCGCTGCTTTGTACCTCAATATTCTGATAACAGGCCTGATCGGGATCCTGATAGCAGCCTTTATCATTCCTGTGAGCAAGGTACTGCAGGCGCCTCCACTGGCCATGGTGATGTACCTGTTCCTGCCTGGCTTATTGCTGTTAATTCCCTTCTCCCATTTTGAGTGGGTGCAGAACGCCAATGCTGATTTCAGGGGTATTTTCTGGGGCTACCTGAGCCGGCAGGGCACCAGTTTCCTCTTAATTGTAGCGCATTTGGTATTTACACACAACATCACTTTAACCCACCTGATCCTTTACTTTGACGCTGGCCTGATTTGCGGTACAATCGTATCCGGCTACTTCGCGCGGAACTTTATAGCGAAAAAGATCAAATACCATCAGGAATGGTTTAGCCGCCTCTGGACTTTTGGCAGATGGGTATTCGGTACAAATGTGAGTTCATCATTATTCCGCAATACAGATTCCTTCATCATCTCTTCCTTTTTAGGTACGCCTTCAGTTGCATTGTACAATGTATGCCTGCGTATCTCCAATCTCGTAGATGTACCCAGCCAGGTACTGGGAGATATTCTTTTCCCCAAAACAGCGAAGATGATGGAAGACGGCAACCTGGCAATGGTGAAGTACTACTACGAAAGGGCGGTGGGCACCATCCTCGCCGTTGCAGTACCCGCCAGCCTGGCCATCGTATTGCTGCCTAAGCTGGTGATTGGTATCATCGCAGGACAGGGATATATGGAAGCCGTACCAATTTTGCAGGTAACAATATTTTACGGGCTGTTTCTGCCTTTCATCAAGCAGTTTGGCACTATTATGGATTCAATAGGCCTGCCCAAACTGAACTTTTATGTAATCACTGTAACGGCTATCTGTAATATCTTCATCTGCATGTTCTATACCCGTCAGATGGGATTGATGGGTGCTGCTTACGGCACCATGACCTCATATGGGATCTGCTTTATTATTACGCAGACCATCCTGCACCGTAAGCTCAAAACAAGCTTGCTCAATGTGGTAAAATATATGCTGCAATTCTACCCGGAAGCGTTTTCCGTGGTACAGCAACGTTATTTACTTAAATCAAAAACCAGATGA